In Bacillus sp. Cs-700, one genomic interval encodes:
- a CDS encoding urease accessory protein UreF → MTNALFPMLQMSDSQFPSGAFSHSFGIETYISNGIVHDSASFQHVLELFLANQLVYTDGLACRFAYECLESGNIEKLWELDQTLYALGMARETREGNRRIGDRLVKVVSTLYPSSIFDQYLVELKKKNAYGHGALVFAIVSHQLGIDVETAVSCYGFATASSLVQNAVRGVPLGQTDGQKILVNIQPLLTNSVEKLMMLGESDFGVGAPGLEIAQMQHETINVRLFMS, encoded by the coding sequence ATGACTAATGCGCTTTTTCCAATGCTACAAATGAGTGACTCGCAATTTCCATCAGGTGCTTTCTCTCATTCGTTTGGAATCGAAACGTATATTTCAAACGGCATCGTTCATGATTCCGCTTCCTTTCAACATGTGCTAGAACTGTTTCTAGCTAATCAACTTGTCTATACGGATGGACTAGCCTGTCGCTTTGCCTATGAGTGTTTGGAGTCAGGTAACATTGAGAAACTGTGGGAACTGGATCAAACATTGTATGCTCTTGGCATGGCTCGAGAAACGAGAGAAGGGAATAGGAGAATTGGGGATCGTCTCGTTAAAGTGGTTTCGACACTTTACCCCAGTTCAATTTTTGATCAGTATCTCGTTGAATTGAAAAAGAAAAATGCATATGGACATGGAGCACTCGTATTTGCCATTGTCTCTCACCAACTTGGTATCGATGTGGAAACAGCGGTTTCATGTTATGGATTTGCGACGGCTTCGTCACTTGTTCAAAATGCGGTGAGAGGGGTTCCACTTGGGCAAACCGATGGCCAGAAAATCCTCGTAAACATTCAACCGTTATTAACGAATAGCGTAGAAAAATTGATGATGCTTGGTGAGAGTGACTTTGGGGTCGGAGCACCAGGTCTTGAAATCGCACAAATGCAGCATGAGACGATTAATGTCCGCTTATTTATGAGCTAA
- the ureG gene encoding urease accessory protein UreG, whose translation MKMSEPIRIGIGGPVGAGKTLLVDRLTRAMKNEFSMAVITNDIYTKEDAMFLNKNGILPSDRIIGVETGGCPHTAIREDASMNFAAIDELNERHEDLDLIFVESGGDNLAATFSPELVDFSIYIIDVAQGEKIPRKGGQGMIKSDLFIINKTDLAPYVGANLDVMREDTLKSRGDRPFFFTNLKEETGVSDVVKWLKEQAFFVGLEQ comes from the coding sequence ATGAAAATGAGTGAACCAATTCGAATTGGCATCGGAGGCCCAGTTGGTGCAGGTAAAACATTATTAGTGGATCGATTAACCCGGGCAATGAAAAATGAATTTAGTATGGCCGTTATCACAAATGATATTTATACAAAAGAAGATGCGATGTTTTTAAACAAAAATGGGATTTTACCTTCAGATCGAATTATTGGAGTAGAAACAGGAGGGTGTCCGCATACGGCGATTCGTGAGGATGCTTCGATGAACTTTGCAGCCATTGATGAACTAAACGAGCGTCATGAAGATCTTGATCTCATCTTTGTAGAAAGCGGTGGGGATAACCTTGCTGCTACGTTTAGTCCAGAGCTTGTCGATTTTTCAATTTACATTATTGATGTTGCGCAAGGGGAGAAAATTCCCCGCAAAGGTGGACAAGGGATGATTAAATCAGATTTGTTTATCATTAATAAGACAGATCTTGCCCCATATGTAGGAGCGAACCTTGATGTGATGCGCGAAGATACGTTGAAGTCTAGAGGAGACAGGCCGTTTTTCTTTACGAATTTAAAAGAAGAGACTGGTGTTAGTGATGTTGTGAAATGGTTAAAAGAACAGGCATTTTTTGTAGGACTTGAACAGTGA
- a CDS encoding urease accessory protein UreD, producing the protein MTYTGYLELEASERYGKSVLSDAYYNGVFKISRPTYTEEGLPLVQLIHVGGGYVDGDTYYTQINVKKNAKLAVTTQASTKVYKTPNKQVEQKIVYKLDEQSELHIKQDPLIAYRDARFLQETDVYMDKSAVFFLTDIVTPGWSKEGDLFPYTLVSSKVKVYQNHKLTVYDHLRLKPQDDVNKLFYLEGNTHIGSLFFIHPNVTDEWIEELREHLSSFNEVHYGVSLLAVPGCCFRILAKRTSLIEKVFGAIEEFMHRTIDHQGAISWRK; encoded by the coding sequence GTGACGTATACAGGTTACCTTGAGCTAGAAGCATCTGAGAGGTACGGCAAATCAGTTCTTTCAGACGCTTATTATAACGGTGTGTTTAAAATTTCACGCCCTACATACACAGAGGAAGGTCTCCCGCTTGTCCAGCTGATCCACGTTGGCGGTGGATATGTTGATGGTGATACATATTATACGCAAATTAATGTGAAGAAGAACGCGAAGTTAGCGGTGACGACGCAGGCTTCCACCAAGGTTTATAAAACGCCAAACAAGCAAGTCGAGCAGAAAATCGTCTATAAGTTGGATGAGCAAAGCGAATTACATATCAAGCAAGATCCGCTCATTGCTTATCGAGATGCTCGTTTTTTACAGGAAACGGACGTCTATATGGATAAGAGCGCTGTCTTTTTTTTAACCGATATTGTGACGCCTGGCTGGTCAAAAGAGGGTGACCTATTTCCATACACGCTTGTGTCATCAAAGGTAAAAGTCTATCAAAATCATAAACTGACAGTCTATGATCACTTGCGTTTAAAACCTCAGGATGACGTTAATAAACTTTTTTATTTAGAGGGGAATACACATATCGGATCGCTGTTTTTTATCCATCCGAATGTGACAGATGAATGGATTGAGGAGTTACGAGAACACCTTTCTTCTTTTAATGAAGTGCATTACGGTGTTTCATTATTAGCGGTTCCTGGGTGCTGTTTCAGAATACTTGCGAAGCGGACATCTTTAATTGAGAAGGTATTTGGTGCGATTGAAGAGTTCATGCATCGTACGATTGACCACCAAGGTGCGATATCCTGGCGCAAGTAG
- a CDS encoding sulfite exporter TauE/SafE family protein, producing MDASLVSILVIGFLLGIKHAIEPDHVIAVSTIASKTRSLWKSSLAGVYWGIGHTTTLFLVGMLVFIFNATITDKWAMSLEMLVGFMLVFLGIRTFLTKAVNKGVKGNRSYIQSGIIGFVHGLAGSAAMVLLTMSTVETLWQGAIYILVFGVGTCVGMLGFTTILGIPFVATKKQLKLNHRLTQLTGVLSIGFGFYYIYRIGVTDGLFSFL from the coding sequence ATGGACGCTAGTTTAGTATCAATCTTGGTCATTGGTTTTTTACTTGGTATCAAACATGCCATTGAACCGGATCATGTGATCGCTGTATCAACAATTGCAAGTAAAACGCGTAGTTTGTGGAAGTCGTCACTAGCTGGTGTTTATTGGGGAATTGGGCATACAACAACACTCTTTTTAGTAGGTATGCTTGTTTTTATTTTTAACGCAACGATTACAGATAAATGGGCGATGTCGCTTGAGATGCTTGTTGGGTTTATGCTCGTGTTTCTTGGAATAAGAACCTTTCTAACAAAGGCAGTTAATAAAGGTGTGAAAGGTAATCGTAGCTATATCCAATCAGGAATTATCGGATTTGTTCACGGGTTAGCTGGGAGCGCTGCAATGGTTCTATTAACGATGAGTACGGTTGAAACGCTATGGCAGGGGGCAATCTATATTCTTGTTTTTGGTGTCGGGACATGTGTCGGCATGTTAGGGTTTACAACTATTCTAGGTATTCCATTCGTTGCTACCAAGAAACAGTTGAAGCTCAACCATCGATTAACTCAGCTAACAGGAGTTCTCTCAATTGGGTTTGGGTTTTATTATATTTATCGTATTGGTGTAACAGATGGGTTATTTAGCTTTCTTTAG
- a CDS encoding Hsp20/alpha crystallin family protein → MGDYWSQMYDWRNKMNKFMGDDFWTDFQDMFASNGPLVNLYEAGNELICTVYLPGIKKIDDVDVYIHYRTLKVKGQTTMDIKGYQNVQEEYKHGPFERIVELPFPVRDKPIDASYKRGILLIHLHRLIESREEKKRLKITDIDES, encoded by the coding sequence ATGGGGGACTATTGGAGTCAAATGTATGATTGGCGAAATAAGATGAATAAATTTATGGGGGATGACTTCTGGACAGATTTTCAGGATATGTTCGCTTCAAACGGGCCACTTGTTAATCTTTATGAAGCAGGAAACGAACTTATTTGCACTGTCTACCTTCCGGGAATTAAGAAAATCGATGATGTAGATGTTTACATTCATTATCGGACACTTAAAGTAAAAGGACAAACGACCATGGACATTAAAGGGTATCAAAACGTTCAGGAAGAGTATAAGCATGGCCCATTTGAGCGCATTGTTGAACTTCCTTTTCCCGTTCGTGATAAACCGATTGATGCGAGTTATAAAAGAGGTATCCTATTAATTCATCTGCATAGACTCATTGAATCAAGAGAAGAGAAAAAACGCCTAAAAATTACAGATATAGATGAATCTTAA
- a CDS encoding DUF2179 domain-containing protein: MLDTGLGMVLTIFVINIFYVSFLTMRTILTLKGQRYLAAVTGTIEIAIYVIGLGLVLDNLGQIQNVIAYALGFGVGIIVGMKIEEYLALGYITVNAITTKLEDDIPNKLRDIGYGVTHYLAHGRQGERLVMQVLTSRKSERKLYKAIEDLDPKAFVISYEPRTFQGGFWVRKIRR; this comes from the coding sequence ATGCTGGATACAGGTCTTGGCATGGTTTTGACTATTTTTGTGATTAATATCTTCTATGTATCGTTTCTTACGATGCGGACGATTCTAACACTTAAAGGTCAGCGATACCTTGCAGCTGTTACAGGAACAATTGAAATTGCGATATATGTTATAGGACTTGGTCTCGTCCTCGATAACCTAGGGCAAATTCAAAACGTAATTGCATACGCCCTTGGTTTCGGTGTAGGAATTATCGTTGGGATGAAGATTGAAGAATACCTTGCGCTTGGTTATATTACAGTGAATGCCATTACAACAAAGCTTGAAGATGACATTCCTAATAAATTAAGAGATATCGGGTATGGTGTTACGCACTACCTTGCGCATGGTAGACAGGGAGAACGTTTGGTGATGCAAGTACTAACGTCACGTAAATCGGAAAGAAAGCTCTATAAAGCGATTGAAGATCTTGATCCGAAAGCTTTCGTTATCTCTTATGAACCCCGGACCTTCCAGGGAGGATTCTGGGTTAGAAAAATTCGGAGGTAA
- a CDS encoding NETI motif-containing protein, producing MEKKAKKKKFEVHENESLSDCLKRMDDEGYMPVRRREEPVFKESKGSKEPELAGRKIVFDGKLK from the coding sequence ATGGAAAAGAAAGCAAAGAAAAAGAAGTTCGAGGTTCATGAAAATGAATCACTTTCTGACTGTTTAAAACGAATGGATGACGAAGGATATATGCCTGTGAGACGTAGGGAAGAACCTGTCTTTAAAGAAAGTAAAGGATCTAAAGAACCTGAGCTAGCCGGTCGGAAAATTGTTTTTGATGGAAAGTTAAAGTAA
- the purE gene encoding 5-(carboxyamino)imidazole ribonucleotide mutase, whose translation MNAKVGVIMGSTSDWDTMKHACDILEELQVPYEKKVVSAHRTPELMFEYAESARERGLNVIIAGAGGAAHLPGMVAAKTTLPVIGVPVQSRTLNGLDSLLSIVQMPGGVPVATVAIGKAGAKNAGLLAAQILSTGDETIEQKLSDYRNQMKETILESSDSL comes from the coding sequence ATGAACGCAAAAGTTGGCGTCATCATGGGAAGCACTTCTGATTGGGATACGATGAAGCATGCCTGTGACATACTAGAAGAACTTCAAGTACCATACGAGAAAAAAGTTGTTTCGGCTCATCGAACGCCGGAATTAATGTTTGAATATGCAGAATCGGCAAGAGAGCGTGGCTTGAACGTCATTATTGCTGGTGCTGGTGGTGCTGCACATTTACCAGGGATGGTAGCAGCCAAAACAACCCTTCCAGTCATTGGTGTCCCTGTTCAATCACGCACATTAAACGGTTTAGATTCTCTCCTTTCGATCGTTCAAATGCCAGGCGGCGTACCTGTAGCAACCGTGGCGATTGGAAAAGCGGGAGCGAAAAATGCTGGATTGCTTGCTGCGCAAATTCTAAGTACAGGTGATGAAACGATCGAGCAGAAGCTTAGCGACTATCGAAATCAGATGAAAGAAACCATACTCGAAAGTAGTGACAGCTTATGA
- the purK gene encoding 5-(carboxyamino)imidazole ribonucleotide synthase, with translation MRKTILPGSTIGILGGGQLGRMMALKAREMGYKIAVLEPKKDSPCGQVSDHEVVSGYDDLDGARKLADLSDVITYEFENITHDTAKWLEENAYMPQGGELLRVTQDRYVEKTAIQKSGLQVAPFEAVNSHQDLKVGLEKIGLPSVLKTRTGGYDGKGQWVLKTEKDVEALTFPNVPCILESWVPFQKELSVIVTRSVTGETTTFPIGENIHVNNILHQTIVPARVEEMVKKKADEVGKKIANSLQLVGTLAVELFLKDNEIYVNELAPRPHNSGHYTMEACETSQFEQHIRAICGLPLGNTELLKPVVMGNLLGQHVTPLMKSISELGEAKLHLYGKDEAKSNRKMGHINFIAPSVEEAIKQMNSWRLWQ, from the coding sequence ATGAGGAAAACCATTTTACCCGGTAGCACAATTGGGATTCTAGGCGGCGGACAATTGGGAAGAATGATGGCGTTAAAAGCAAGAGAGATGGGCTACAAAATCGCCGTTCTCGAACCGAAAAAAGATTCTCCCTGTGGTCAGGTCTCTGATCATGAGGTGGTCAGTGGCTATGATGACTTAGATGGCGCTCGAAAGTTAGCTGATTTAAGTGATGTGATCACATATGAGTTTGAAAATATAACACACGATACAGCAAAATGGCTGGAAGAAAATGCGTATATGCCTCAGGGGGGAGAACTGCTTCGAGTGACGCAAGATCGCTATGTTGAGAAGACAGCGATTCAGAAGTCGGGACTTCAAGTAGCACCTTTTGAAGCGGTCAATTCTCATCAAGACCTTAAGGTTGGGCTGGAGAAGATCGGCCTCCCTTCAGTCCTTAAAACACGTACGGGTGGTTACGATGGAAAAGGGCAGTGGGTACTTAAAACTGAAAAAGATGTGGAAGCTCTCACTTTTCCGAATGTACCTTGTATTCTTGAAAGCTGGGTTCCATTTCAAAAGGAACTCTCCGTGATTGTGACACGCAGTGTAACGGGGGAAACAACCACATTCCCTATAGGGGAAAACATTCATGTGAACAACATTCTTCACCAAACAATCGTTCCTGCTCGAGTAGAGGAAATGGTGAAAAAGAAAGCGGATGAGGTCGGAAAGAAGATTGCAAATTCACTTCAACTTGTTGGAACACTTGCAGTTGAGCTATTTCTTAAAGATAATGAGATTTATGTGAATGAGCTTGCACCACGTCCGCATAATTCTGGCCATTATACGATGGAGGCATGTGAGACATCACAATTTGAGCAGCATATTCGAGCGATATGTGGATTGCCGCTTGGGAACACAGAACTGTTAAAACCTGTGGTGATGGGAAACTTGCTCGGTCAGCATGTGACTCCGCTAATGAAGAGCATTTCAGAGCTAGGTGAAGCAAAGCTACATTTATATGGGAAAGACGAAGCAAAATCTAATCGGAAAATGGGACACATCAACTTTATTGCCCCTTCTGTAGAAGAAGCAATAAAGCAAATGAACTCATGGAGATTATGGCAGTAA
- the purB gene encoding adenylosuccinate lyase, translating into MIERYTRPEMGAIWTEENRYNAWLEVEILACEAWAELGIIPKEDVQKIRENAGFNVDRIHEIEEETRHDVVAFTRAVSETLGEERKWVHYGLTSTDVVDTALSYQLNQANDLLIKDIEKFIDVLKAKAQEHKYTVMMGRTHGVHAEPTTFGLKMALWYEEMKRNLERFKTASDNVRFGKLSGAVGTYANIDPFIEQYVCEKLGLQAAPISTQTLQRDRHAHYMSALALVATSIEKFAVEIRGLQKSETREVEEFFAKGQKGSSAMPHKRNPIGSENMTGMARVIRGYMTTAYENVPLWHERDISHSSAERVILPDATIALNYMLNRFAGIVSKLTVFPENMKRNMTRTYGLIYSQRVLLSLIDKGMAREAAYDLVQPKAMDAWERGIQFRELVEADPKITDQLSEAEIEDCFDYNYHLKPVDMIFERLGL; encoded by the coding sequence ATGATTGAACGTTATACTCGCCCCGAAATGGGAGCGATTTGGACAGAGGAAAACCGCTACAACGCGTGGCTAGAGGTAGAAATTTTAGCATGTGAAGCTTGGGCAGAACTTGGCATTATCCCGAAAGAAGATGTCCAAAAAATACGTGAAAACGCTGGTTTCAACGTTGACCGCATTCATGAGATTGAAGAAGAAACACGTCATGATGTTGTGGCTTTTACAAGAGCCGTATCTGAAACGCTTGGAGAAGAACGGAAATGGGTGCATTACGGTCTAACATCAACGGATGTCGTTGATACAGCACTTTCTTATCAGTTGAATCAAGCGAACGACCTTTTGATTAAAGACATTGAGAAATTCATTGACGTTCTAAAAGCAAAAGCACAGGAGCATAAGTACACAGTCATGATGGGGAGAACTCACGGTGTTCATGCAGAGCCAACAACGTTTGGTCTTAAAATGGCGCTATGGTATGAAGAAATGAAGCGTAACCTTGAACGATTCAAAACAGCTTCAGATAACGTCCGATTCGGTAAACTATCTGGGGCAGTTGGAACATATGCAAACATTGATCCATTTATCGAGCAGTATGTTTGTGAAAAGCTTGGCCTTCAAGCAGCGCCGATTTCTACACAAACGCTTCAGCGCGATCGTCATGCTCATTACATGTCCGCTCTAGCACTTGTGGCAACATCGATTGAAAAGTTTGCTGTTGAAATTCGCGGTCTACAAAAGAGTGAAACGCGTGAAGTAGAAGAGTTTTTCGCGAAGGGACAAAAGGGATCTTCCGCGATGCCACATAAGCGTAACCCAATTGGTTCTGAGAACATGACTGGAATGGCACGTGTGATTCGTGGCTATATGACAACAGCTTACGAGAACGTTCCTCTCTGGCATGAGCGTGATATTTCTCATTCTTCAGCAGAGCGTGTCATTCTTCCCGATGCAACGATTGCGCTCAACTATATGCTTAATCGTTTTGCAGGAATTGTTTCGAAACTAACGGTCTTCCCTGAGAACATGAAGCGCAATATGACAAGAACATACGGTTTGATTTACAGTCAACGCGTTCTTTTGTCCCTTATTGATAAAGGCATGGCGCGTGAAGCGGCGTATGATCTCGTTCAACCAAAAGCAATGGATGCTTGGGAAAGAGGCATTCAATTTAGAGAGCTTGTTGAAGCAGATCCTAAGATTACAGATCAGCTTAGTGAAGCAGAAATTGAAGATTGCTTTGACTACAATTACCACCTGAAGCCGGTGGATATGATTTTTGAACGTCTCGGACTTTAA
- the purC gene encoding phosphoribosylaminoimidazolesuccinocarboxamide synthase, with protein MEKQALLYEGKAKRIYATNEAEVVWVAYKDSATAYNGEKKATITGKGRLNNEITSLLFDYLKSAGIESHFIKKLSSTEQLVKRVSIIPLEVVVRNIAAGSFSKRTGVEEGKLLKQPIVEFYYKNDDLGDPLLTLDHVLELELATEEIVHELKERALKINTLLREYFLDCDVKLIDFKLEFGVTPEGKILLADEISPDTCRLWDSKTNEKLDKDVFRRDIGNLTEAYEQILTRLGGSESCTK; from the coding sequence ATGGAAAAGCAAGCATTGTTGTACGAAGGAAAAGCGAAGAGAATTTACGCAACGAATGAAGCAGAGGTTGTTTGGGTCGCATACAAAGACTCAGCAACTGCTTATAACGGTGAGAAGAAAGCAACGATTACAGGCAAAGGTCGCCTGAACAATGAAATTACAAGCCTGCTCTTTGATTATTTAAAAAGTGCTGGAATTGAAAGTCATTTTATTAAAAAGCTTTCTTCTACTGAACAGCTTGTCAAACGTGTTTCGATCATTCCGCTCGAAGTGGTTGTTCGAAACATCGCAGCTGGGAGCTTTTCCAAACGCACGGGTGTGGAAGAAGGGAAATTACTGAAACAGCCGATCGTTGAATTTTATTACAAGAATGATGACCTTGGTGATCCTCTTCTCACGCTTGATCACGTGTTAGAACTTGAACTTGCAACAGAAGAAATCGTTCATGAATTAAAAGAACGCGCATTAAAGATTAATACGCTATTACGTGAATACTTTCTTGATTGTGACGTAAAGCTCATTGATTTTAAATTAGAGTTTGGTGTCACACCGGAAGGCAAGATCCTGTTGGCAGATGAAATCTCTCCAGATACTTGCCGCTTATGGGATAGTAAAACGAATGAGAAACTAGATAAAGACGTGTTTCGAAGAGATATTGGAAATTTGACAGAAGCGTACGAACAAATTTTAACTCGCCTGGGGGGCTCCGAATCATGTACAAAGTAA
- the purS gene encoding phosphoribosylformylglycinamidine synthase subunit PurS — MYKVKVYVTLKESVLDPQGSAVKNSLHSLSYHEVEDVRIGKYMELIVKDTENLDQRIKEICEKLLANTVIEDYTYEIEEGVAQ; from the coding sequence ATGTACAAAGTAAAAGTCTATGTAACGTTAAAAGAAAGTGTTCTAGATCCGCAGGGAAGTGCTGTGAAAAATTCATTACACAGCCTTTCGTATCATGAAGTGGAAGACGTACGGATCGGGAAATACATGGAACTGATAGTAAAAGATACGGAGAACCTGGATCAGCGAATTAAAGAGATTTGCGAGAAGCTTCTTGCGAATACGGTTATTGAAGACTACACCTATGAAATCGAGGAGGGAGTCGCACAGTGA
- the purQ gene encoding phosphoribosylformylglycinamidine synthase subunit PurQ has product MKFAVIVFPGSNCDVDMYHAIKDELGEEAVYVRYDEQNLANYDAILLPGGFSYGDYLRSGAIARFAPIMPEVVKAAEAGIPILGVCNGFQILLEAGLLPGAMKRNKNLKFMCRPVTLRVQNNETMFTSAYEKHEEITIPIAHGEGNYYCDEATLAKLKEENRIAFTYANNPNGSVEDIAGIVNEKGNVLGMMPHPERAVDELLGSADGLNLFKSILRNWRESHVTHA; this is encoded by the coding sequence GTGAAATTTGCGGTGATTGTGTTCCCGGGTTCTAACTGCGATGTGGATATGTATCACGCCATCAAAGATGAGCTTGGAGAAGAAGCGGTTTATGTCCGGTACGATGAGCAAAATCTAGCAAACTATGATGCGATTCTTCTACCAGGCGGTTTCTCTTACGGAGATTACCTTCGCAGCGGTGCCATTGCTCGCTTTGCGCCGATTATGCCTGAGGTAGTGAAGGCAGCTGAAGCAGGGATACCGATCCTCGGTGTTTGTAATGGATTCCAAATTCTCTTGGAAGCAGGTCTGTTACCAGGGGCGATGAAGCGAAATAAAAACCTGAAGTTTATGTGTCGTCCAGTGACACTACGCGTTCAAAACAATGAAACAATGTTTACTTCAGCTTATGAAAAACACGAAGAAATTACGATTCCAATCGCACATGGAGAAGGAAACTACTATTGCGATGAAGCAACACTTGCGAAATTGAAGGAGGAAAATCGTATTGCGTTTACCTATGCGAATAATCCGAACGGCTCGGTTGAGGATATTGCTGGTATCGTAAACGAAAAGGGCAACGTCCTCGGGATGATGCCTCACCCAGAACGAGCGGTAGATGAGCTGTTAGGAAGTGCAGATGGATTAAATCTATTTAAATCGATACTACGGAACTGGAGGGAATCCCATGTCACACATGCATGA